Proteins encoded together in one Prunus dulcis chromosome 3, ALMONDv2, whole genome shotgun sequence window:
- the LOC117623561 gene encoding coatomer subunit beta'-2-like isoform X1 has product MQPLSLTIEKEFAQNSERVKSVDQHPTEPWILVSLYSGTVCIWNYQSQTMGKSFKVTESPVRSAKFIACENWIVTASDDKYIRVYTYDTVEKIKEYEAHTDFIRSVAVHPTLPYLLSCSDDKVIKLWDWEKDWSCTQIFEGHSHYVMQVAFNPKDTNTFASASLDGTIKIWNIGSPTAEFTLDGHSKGVNCIDYFSRRDKPYLLSGSDDFTAKVWDIETKSCVQTLEGHEHNVTAVCVHAELPIIITVSEDGNIHIWNATTFRLENKLSYGLERVWTIGQLKGSNKVAFGFDKGTIVVKMKGSHTWDSVDLQA; this is encoded by the exons CAGCCTCTTTCACTAACTATTGAG AAAGAATTTGCTCAAAACTCAGAAAGGGTTAAATCTGTGGATCAACATCCAACTGAGCCATG GATTCTAGTAAGTTTGTATTCAGGAACTGTTTGTATCTGGAACTACCAGTCACAG ACCATGGGGAAGTCCTTCAAGGTCACTGAGTCACCAG TGAGGTCAGCCAAGTTCATAGCATGCGAAAACTGGATTGTCACCGCATCTGATGACAAATACATTCGCGTATACACCTATGATACGGTGGAAAAGATCAAAGAATATGAAGCACACACAGACTTTATCAGGAGTGTTGCTGTCCATCCCACTCTACCATATCTGTTGTCATGTTCTGATGACAAGGTTATAAAGCTTTGGGATTGGGAGAAGGATTGGTCATGTACTCAGATCTTCGAGGGGCATTCACACTATGTGATGCAAGTGGCATTTAATCCGAAAGACACCAATACTTTTGCTAGTGCATCGCTTGATGGCACCATTAAG ATATGGAACATTGGTTCTCCTACAGCAGAGTTTACCTTAGATGGCCACTCAAAAGGAGTTAATTGTATTGATTACTTCAGTCGCAGGGATAAACCATATCTATTGAGTGGCTCAGATGACTTTACTGCTAAG GTATGGGACATTGAAACCAAAAGTTGTGTGCAAACTCTAGAAGGTCATGAGCACAATGTAACAGCTGTATGTGTTCATGCTGAGCTTCCCATAATAATTACAGTTTCTGAGGATGGGAACATTCACATATGGAATGCAACCACTTTTAG GCTAGAGAACAAATTGAGCTATGGTCTTGAAAGAGTATGGACCATTGGACAGTTGAAAGGATCAAACAa GGTTGCATTTGGTTTTGACAAAGGAACCATTGTGGTTAAAATGAAAGGCTCTCATACTTGGGATTCTGTTGACCTCCAAGCTTAG
- the LOC117623561 gene encoding coatomer subunit beta'-2-like isoform X2 produces MPLSLTIEKEFAQNSERVKSVDQHPTEPWILVSLYSGTVCIWNYQSQTMGKSFKVTESPVRSAKFIACENWIVTASDDKYIRVYTYDTVEKIKEYEAHTDFIRSVAVHPTLPYLLSCSDDKVIKLWDWEKDWSCTQIFEGHSHYVMQVAFNPKDTNTFASASLDGTIKIWNIGSPTAEFTLDGHSKGVNCIDYFSRRDKPYLLSGSDDFTAKVWDIETKSCVQTLEGHEHNVTAVCVHAELPIIITVSEDGNIHIWNATTFRLENKLSYGLERVWTIGQLKGSNKVAFGFDKGTIVVKMKGSHTWDSVDLQA; encoded by the exons CCTCTTTCACTAACTATTGAG AAAGAATTTGCTCAAAACTCAGAAAGGGTTAAATCTGTGGATCAACATCCAACTGAGCCATG GATTCTAGTAAGTTTGTATTCAGGAACTGTTTGTATCTGGAACTACCAGTCACAG ACCATGGGGAAGTCCTTCAAGGTCACTGAGTCACCAG TGAGGTCAGCCAAGTTCATAGCATGCGAAAACTGGATTGTCACCGCATCTGATGACAAATACATTCGCGTATACACCTATGATACGGTGGAAAAGATCAAAGAATATGAAGCACACACAGACTTTATCAGGAGTGTTGCTGTCCATCCCACTCTACCATATCTGTTGTCATGTTCTGATGACAAGGTTATAAAGCTTTGGGATTGGGAGAAGGATTGGTCATGTACTCAGATCTTCGAGGGGCATTCACACTATGTGATGCAAGTGGCATTTAATCCGAAAGACACCAATACTTTTGCTAGTGCATCGCTTGATGGCACCATTAAG ATATGGAACATTGGTTCTCCTACAGCAGAGTTTACCTTAGATGGCCACTCAAAAGGAGTTAATTGTATTGATTACTTCAGTCGCAGGGATAAACCATATCTATTGAGTGGCTCAGATGACTTTACTGCTAAG GTATGGGACATTGAAACCAAAAGTTGTGTGCAAACTCTAGAAGGTCATGAGCACAATGTAACAGCTGTATGTGTTCATGCTGAGCTTCCCATAATAATTACAGTTTCTGAGGATGGGAACATTCACATATGGAATGCAACCACTTTTAG GCTAGAGAACAAATTGAGCTATGGTCTTGAAAGAGTATGGACCATTGGACAGTTGAAAGGATCAAACAa GGTTGCATTTGGTTTTGACAAAGGAACCATTGTGGTTAAAATGAAAGGCTCTCATACTTGGGATTCTGTTGACCTCCAAGCTTAG
- the LOC117623560 gene encoding coatomer subunit beta'-2-like isoform X2, producing MPLSLTIEKEFAQNSERVKSVDQHPTEPWILVSLYSGTVCIWNYQSQTMGKSFKVTESPVRSAKFIACENWIVTASDDKYIRVYTYDTVEKIKEYEAHTDFIRSVAVHPTLPYLLSCSDDKVIKLWDWEKDWSCTQIFEGHSHYVMQVAFNPKDTNTFASASLDGTIKIWNIGSPTAEFTLDGHSKGVNCIDYFSRGDKPYLLSGSDDFTAKVWDIETKSCVQTLEGHEHNVTAVCVHAELPIIITVSEDGNIHIWNATTFRLENKLSYGLERVWTIGQLKGSNKVAFGFDKGTIVVKMNGSHTWDSVDLQA from the exons ATG CCTCTTTCACTAACTATTGAG AAAGAATTTGCTCAAAACTCAGAAAGGGTTAAATCTGTGGATCAACATCCAACTGAGCCATG GATTCTAGTAAGTTTGTATTCAGGAACTGTTTGTATCTGGAACTACCAGTCACAG ACCATGGGGAAGTCCTTCAAGGTCACTGAGTCACCAG TGAGGTCAGCCAAGTTCATAGCATGCGAAAACTGGATTGTCACCGCATCTGATGACAAATACATTCGCGTATACACCTATGATACGGTGGAAAAGATCAAAGAATATGAAGCACACACAGACTTTATCAGGAGTGTTGCTGTCCATCCCACTCTACCATATCTGTTGTCATGTTCTGATGACAAGGTTATAAAGCTTTGGGATTGGGAGAAGGATTGGTCATGTACTCAGATCTTCGAGGGGCATTCACACTATGTGATGCAAGTGGCATTTAATCCGAAAGACACCAATACTTTTGCTAGTGCATCGCTTGATGGCACCATTAAG ATATGGAACATTGGTTCTCCTACAGCAGAGTTTACCTTAGATGGCCACTCAAAAGGAGTTAATTGCATCGATTACTTCAGTCGCGGGGATAAACCATATCTATTGAGTGGCTCAGATGACTTTACTGCTAAG GTATGGGACATTGAAACCAAAAGTTGTGTGCAAACTCTAGAAGGTCATGAGCACAATGTAACAGCTGTATGTGTTCATGCTGAGCTTCCCATAATAATTACAGTTTCTGAGGATGGGAACATTCACATATGGAATGCAACCACTTTTAG GCTAGAGAACAAATTGAGCTATGGTCTTGAAAGAGTATGGACCATTGGACAGTTGAAAGGATCAAACAa GGTTGCATTTGGTTTTGACAAAGGAACCATTGTGGTTAAAATGAATGGCTCTCATACTTGGGATTCTGTTGACCTCCAAGCTTAG
- the LOC117623560 gene encoding coatomer subunit beta'-2-like isoform X1, giving the protein MQPLSLTIEKEFAQNSERVKSVDQHPTEPWILVSLYSGTVCIWNYQSQTMGKSFKVTESPVRSAKFIACENWIVTASDDKYIRVYTYDTVEKIKEYEAHTDFIRSVAVHPTLPYLLSCSDDKVIKLWDWEKDWSCTQIFEGHSHYVMQVAFNPKDTNTFASASLDGTIKIWNIGSPTAEFTLDGHSKGVNCIDYFSRGDKPYLLSGSDDFTAKVWDIETKSCVQTLEGHEHNVTAVCVHAELPIIITVSEDGNIHIWNATTFRLENKLSYGLERVWTIGQLKGSNKVAFGFDKGTIVVKMNGSHTWDSVDLQA; this is encoded by the exons ATG CAGCCTCTTTCACTAACTATTGAG AAAGAATTTGCTCAAAACTCAGAAAGGGTTAAATCTGTGGATCAACATCCAACTGAGCCATG GATTCTAGTAAGTTTGTATTCAGGAACTGTTTGTATCTGGAACTACCAGTCACAG ACCATGGGGAAGTCCTTCAAGGTCACTGAGTCACCAG TGAGGTCAGCCAAGTTCATAGCATGCGAAAACTGGATTGTCACCGCATCTGATGACAAATACATTCGCGTATACACCTATGATACGGTGGAAAAGATCAAAGAATATGAAGCACACACAGACTTTATCAGGAGTGTTGCTGTCCATCCCACTCTACCATATCTGTTGTCATGTTCTGATGACAAGGTTATAAAGCTTTGGGATTGGGAGAAGGATTGGTCATGTACTCAGATCTTCGAGGGGCATTCACACTATGTGATGCAAGTGGCATTTAATCCGAAAGACACCAATACTTTTGCTAGTGCATCGCTTGATGGCACCATTAAG ATATGGAACATTGGTTCTCCTACAGCAGAGTTTACCTTAGATGGCCACTCAAAAGGAGTTAATTGCATCGATTACTTCAGTCGCGGGGATAAACCATATCTATTGAGTGGCTCAGATGACTTTACTGCTAAG GTATGGGACATTGAAACCAAAAGTTGTGTGCAAACTCTAGAAGGTCATGAGCACAATGTAACAGCTGTATGTGTTCATGCTGAGCTTCCCATAATAATTACAGTTTCTGAGGATGGGAACATTCACATATGGAATGCAACCACTTTTAG GCTAGAGAACAAATTGAGCTATGGTCTTGAAAGAGTATGGACCATTGGACAGTTGAAAGGATCAAACAa GGTTGCATTTGGTTTTGACAAAGGAACCATTGTGGTTAAAATGAATGGCTCTCATACTTGGGATTCTGTTGACCTCCAAGCTTAG
- the LOC117621060 gene encoding uncharacterized protein LOC117621060, whose product MEYTSYRTIKKNPDHLYNLRKKSDESLRDYIKRFKAEKANIVGCDDRIASSAFKKGLPAEHDLYRELTITPSQTLAEGYATAERYALWDDDRIAAKKSTKQEDQPTKRASQRGDNRSKDKRRSHLREEATAGENYTKFTIPIHQILAQVKNKPWVRRPPPLKGDPDKRDTSKYCAFHGTHGHTTNNCFAWKAHLEELVREGHCTEFIAKQAIQRIEDRDTAKELPQKVIRINTILADSEESGLTSKEKKRKIKQATGISQVSTDLPLAEDDPVIGFQKKDLIGLDMPHNDALVISIQIAQAMVDRIHADEGSTANILQLTVIQQMGLETKINKLARSLTGFNGATTVTVGTIDLDVYSPPVISLQTFMVIDEVSPYNGILGRPWIGKINAITSATHQKIRYPIPGGGVGQISSDQAMARKCSAQGLKKGKQAQFLPVSQQSKRQDQIEEIPPEVSPEEGWKPEEDVELIPLDPDQPDRKARIGSRLSPEKKVELTTFLQSNKDMFAWSPSDMPGIDPNIICHRLHVNPACKPVA is encoded by the exons AATACACCTCTTACCGgacgatcaagaagaaccctgaCCACTTGTACAACCTGCGCAAGAAGTCTGACGAATCCCttcgagattacatcaagagaTTCAAGGCGGAAAAGGCGAATATTGTAGGATGTGACGACCGAATCGCGTCCTCCGCTTTCAAGAAAGGTCTTCCAGCTGAGCACGACTTGTACCGCGAGCTGACTATCACTCCCAGCCAGACTCTGGCAGAGGGCTACGCGACTGCGGAACGCTACGCGCTCTGGGATGACGATCGAATCGCCGCAAAGAAGTCTACAAAGCAGGAAGATCAGCCGACTAAACGGGCAAGCCAAAGAGGCGACAACAGGAGTAAGGACAAGCGCAGGTCGCACCTACGAGAGGAGGCTACGGCAGGAGAGAACTATACCAAGTTCACCATCCCCATACATCAAATCTTAGCCCAAGTGAAGAACAAACCTTGGGTAAGAAGACCACCACCATTGAAAGGAGATCCGGACAAGAGGGACACTAGCAAATACTGTGCCTTCCATGGAACGCACGGACACACTACGAACAACTGCTTCGCTTGGAAAGCGCATCTTGAAGAACTCGTGAGAGAAGGTCACTGCACAGAATTCATTGCGAAGCAGGCCATCCAACGAATTGAAGATCGAGACACCGCCAAAGAGCTGCCTCAGaaggtcataaggattaacacCATCCTAGCCGACTCCGAGGAGTCTGGGCTGACcagcaaggaaaagaagaggaagatcaaacAGGCCACTGGGATCTCCCAAGTCTCGACCGACCTTCCACTAGCAGAGGACGATCCTGTGATCGGCTTTCAAAAGAAGGATCTGATCGGCCTCGACATGCCACATAACGACGCCCTTGTCATCAGCATTCAAATCGCTCAGGCCATGGTCGACCGAATCCATGCAGACGAGGGCAGCACAGCCAATATCCTGCAACTGACGGTCATCCAACAGATGGGCTTGGAGACAAAGATCAACAAATTAGCCAGATCGCTGACTGGCTTTAATGGTGCAACAACGGTTACCGTGGGCACGATAGACCTCGACGTCTACTCCCCACCTGTAATAAGCTTGCAAACATTCATGGTCATTGATGAGGTCTCACCCTACAACGGCATCCTGGGCAGACCATGGATTGGCAAGATCAATGCCATCACCTCCGCCACGCATCAGAAGATTCGATACCCAATCCCTGGGGGCGGTGTCGGCCAAATCAGCAGCGATCAAGCAATGGCGAGGAAATGCTCCGCCCAAGGGCTAAAGAAAGGCAAACAAGCGCAGTTTCTCCCCGTGAGCCAG CAATCAAAGCGTCAGGACCAAATCGAGGAGATCCCTCCAGAGGTCTCTCCAGAAGAAGGATGGAAACCCGAGGAGGACGTCGAGTTAATACCCTTGGATCCTGACCAGCCAGACAGGAAGGCGCGGATCGGCTCGCGCTTAAGCCCAGAAAAGAAGGTGGAGCTTACCACATTCCTTCAGAGCAACAAAGACATGTTCGCATGGTCGCCATCAGACATGCCTGGCATCGACCCGAACATCATCTGTCACCGACTCCACGTCAACCCCGCATGCAAGCCAGTGGCGTAG